Part of the Prochlorococcus sp. MIT 0603 genome is shown below.
ATCATCGGAAGAGTTCATAATGGTGTCATTCGAAGTGGAGAAAGAGCTTCTCTAATTAAAGAAAATGGGAAACTAAAGCAAGGAAGGATTTCTAAATTGATGGGATTCGAAGGTTTGCAAAGAATAGAAATCGATCAAGCATACGCTGGCAATATTGTTGCTGTAACTGGCTTTGACGATGTAAATATAGGAGAAACAATAGCTTGCCCTGATGAGCCAAAGGCACTCCCTTTGATTAAAGTTGATGAGCCAACTCTTCAGATGACATTTGTTGTTAATGATTCTCCTTTTGCGGGAAAAGAAGGGAAATTTGTTACAAGTAGGCAGTTAAGAGAGAGATTGTTTAAAGAGTTGCTTACCAATGTGGCTTTACGTGTTGAAGAGACAGATTCCCCTGATCGTTTTGCGGTATGCGGTCGGGGAGAACTTCATTTGGGTATATTAATTGAGACAATGAGAAGGGAAGGATATGAATTCCAGGTTTCTCAACCCCAAGTAATTTTTCGCACTATTGATGAAATTTTATGTGAACCATTGGAAACATTGGTGTTAGATGTGCCTGAAGAATCAGTAGGAACATGTATAGAGAAACTTGGCTCGAGAAAAAGTGAAATGCAAAATATGTTTAATACAAATGATGGGAGAACTCAATTGGAATTCCTTATTCCTTCAAGAGGCTTGATTGGTTTTAGGGGTGAATTTATTAGAGCAACTAGAGGAGAAGGTATTATGAGTCATTCCTTCTTTGAATATCGGCCAATGCTAGGAGATTTTGAAACAAGAAGGAATGGCGTCTTGATTTCTTTTGAAGAGGGTGTTTCTACCTTCTACTCTTTAAAGAATGCTGAAGATCGTGGACAGTTCTTTATAAATCCAGGAACTAATGTTTATAAAGGAATGATAATTGGAGAACATAACCGACCTCAGGATTTAGAAATTAACATATGTAAGTCAAAGCAACTTACTAATATGAGATC
Proteins encoded:
- the typA gene encoding translational GTPase TypA encodes the protein MISNQQALRNIAIVAHVDHGKTTLVDALLGQSGIFRENEEVPTCVMDSNDLERERGITILSKNTAVIYNDTRINIVDTPGHADFGGEVERVLGMVDGCLLIVDANEGPMPQTRFVLKKALEQGLRPIVFVNKIDRARVDPETAVDKVLDLFIELGADDDQCDFPYLFGSGIGGYAKPDMSTQSENMKPLFDAILRHVPPPIGDETKPLQLQITSLDYSDFLGRIIIGRVHNGVIRSGERASLIKENGKLKQGRISKLMGFEGLQRIEIDQAYAGNIVAVTGFDDVNIGETIACPDEPKALPLIKVDEPTLQMTFVVNDSPFAGKEGKFVTSRQLRERLFKELLTNVALRVEETDSPDRFAVCGRGELHLGILIETMRREGYEFQVSQPQVIFRTIDEILCEPLETLVLDVPEESVGTCIEKLGSRKSEMQNMFNTNDGRTQLEFLIPSRGLIGFRGEFIRATRGEGIMSHSFFEYRPMLGDFETRRNGVLISFEEGVSTFYSLKNAEDRGQFFINPGTNVYKGMIIGEHNRPQDLEINICKSKQLTNMRSAGADELDSLQSPVDITLERALEYIGPGEMLEVTPESIRLRKMPVKKHSKR